The Candidatus Omnitrophota bacterium genome includes a window with the following:
- a CDS encoding sigma-54 dependent transcriptional regulator, protein MGERAVIVTSHGLDGACSAAMVLQKHPKAAVTITSARRVAGTLAEIADLEFLPRFIAVCGLGLPDPIDHLLSVLRYLKSHKVLVHWYCGRGYLSSRQTTLRAVCKTIFFDCASNTEAIYRSLKIASNSLADQLLQLAEQYAQNKKKISENDRFWHDLVGGSSDRYFKYGDGNSFIRAIHILAGLTSLTDADRKLAEFHRQNGRFIPLGDSPAMIKLRAMIQRLGPVEEPVLIFGPSGVGKEIAARTLHEASRRSQGPFVPVNCAVLSVNPDLANDRLFGHVAGAFTGAKEKQEGAFDAAEGGSLFLDELAELPLQAQTQLLRALEEGAITPLGTIQPHPVDVRIIAATNQDLTKSIAENKFRLDLYYRLNVLQMRIPSLKERPEDMKPIARSAIYNLKQNGYSLRLKEEDWRAAYEYDWPGNIRQFVNLLKRSAYFDCPLRELIEQEKLHSLHEGTKEDRPMQDEFRRFLPQRESDIVPEAEIRRLYMTRALKLCDGNWTQAARRLGVSINTLRKWAALNED, encoded by the coding sequence ATGGGAGAAAGGGCGGTCATCGTTACGAGCCATGGTCTGGATGGAGCCTGCTCGGCGGCTATGGTTCTGCAGAAACATCCCAAAGCCGCCGTGACGATTACCAGTGCGCGGCGCGTGGCCGGAACGTTAGCGGAAATCGCGGATTTGGAGTTTCTACCGCGTTTCATTGCGGTCTGCGGGCTTGGCCTTCCGGATCCTATCGATCATTTGCTTTCCGTCCTGCGGTATTTGAAAAGCCATAAGGTTCTTGTCCACTGGTATTGCGGACGGGGGTATCTATCTTCTCGCCAAACCACTCTTCGCGCCGTATGCAAAACCATCTTTTTCGACTGCGCCAGCAACACGGAAGCGATATATCGCAGCCTTAAGATCGCCTCCAACTCACTAGCCGATCAGCTGTTGCAATTGGCTGAACAATACGCGCAGAATAAGAAGAAGATTTCGGAAAACGATCGGTTCTGGCATGATTTGGTCGGCGGTTCCTCGGACCGGTATTTCAAATACGGCGACGGAAACAGTTTTATCCGCGCCATTCATATTTTGGCGGGATTGACTTCGCTGACCGACGCCGATCGCAAATTGGCTGAGTTCCATCGGCAAAACGGACGCTTTATTCCTCTTGGAGATAGCCCAGCCATGATAAAACTCCGCGCCATGATTCAACGGTTGGGACCGGTGGAAGAGCCGGTGCTAATCTTCGGTCCCAGCGGCGTGGGCAAAGAGATCGCGGCGCGAACGCTGCATGAAGCCAGCCGCCGAAGCCAAGGTCCCTTTGTTCCGGTCAATTGCGCGGTGCTGAGCGTCAATCCGGATTTAGCGAACGATCGGCTTTTCGGGCATGTAGCCGGCGCATTCACAGGAGCGAAAGAAAAACAAGAGGGAGCGTTTGACGCCGCCGAGGGAGGATCTCTTTTTTTGGACGAATTGGCGGAGCTCCCCTTGCAGGCGCAAACTCAGCTGCTGCGGGCGCTGGAAGAAGGCGCTATTACCCCGCTGGGCACGATACAACCCCACCCGGTGGACGTCCGGATCATCGCGGCTACTAACCAGGATTTGACGAAGTCAATCGCCGAGAATAAATTCAGGCTTGACCTCTATTACCGGCTGAATGTCCTGCAAATGCGCATCCCTTCTCTTAAAGAACGGCCGGAGGACATGAAACCTATCGCCCGGTCGGCGATCTACAACCTAAAACAAAATGGATATTCTTTGCGTTTGAAGGAAGAAGATTGGCGCGCGGCCTATGAGTACGATTGGCCGGGGAACATTCGCCAGTTCGTCAATTTGCTCAAACGCTCGGCCTATTTCGATTGCCCTCTCCGCGAACTGATCGAACAAGAAAAACTCCATTCTCTCCACGAGGGGACGAAAGAAGATCGGCCAATGCAGGACGAGTTCCGCCGATTCCTCCCGCAACGCGAATCGGATATCGTTCCCGAAGCGGAGATCCGCCGTCTCTACATGACCCGCGCGTTGAAATTATGCGATGGGAACTGGACTCAGGCCGCCCGGCGGTTGGGTGTTTCCATCAATACTTTGCGCAAGTGGGCCGCCCTAAATGAAGATTAA
- a CDS encoding proton-conducting transporter membrane subunit — MAGILVFFIPFLAAFLAYSIPSNRYRPYVMPAAAFGHLMAAITLMQSPARLSAEERWLELDPAGQTILISISVLFFCCALYAPAYLYHRLERPNRIFCSCMLLLLSLMSLVPFIQHVGLIWVVMEATTLCSGPLIFFNRTSRSIEAAWKYLMICSVGIALALLGSFFLAYSTFQIENSNQLLFPKLAQSASLLSKPWLRAAFVTLLVGYGTKMGIAPLHVWKPDAYGETSGIVGALLAGGLTSCAFLVLLRIIRIMYAAGEAVWTNHILIVMGLLSMTFAAVFMSRQKDYKRILAYSSVEHMGILLLGVGIGSLGLWGSLFHVWNNALGKAVLFLSSGNIHRAFGSKSTDSVRGALHRIPVSASLFLLGFIAITGSPPFGPFVSEFAILQAAFFAKQYKTGALYLALMLAVFLGMGTTVLSVIFGEASKPVKDNQYKDSTLTVGPIILLLLLMLIAGVCLPSSLGAILTNAVAFMEVAR; from the coding sequence ATGGCGGGCATCCTGGTTTTTTTCATCCCATTTCTGGCGGCTTTTCTGGCCTATAGCATCCCCTCGAATCGCTATCGGCCTTATGTGATGCCGGCGGCGGCGTTCGGGCATCTGATGGCTGCGATAACCTTAATGCAGTCTCCCGCGCGGTTGTCGGCGGAGGAGCGTTGGCTGGAACTCGATCCGGCGGGACAGACGATCCTTATATCGATAAGCGTGTTGTTTTTTTGTTGCGCGCTCTACGCGCCGGCGTATCTATATCATCGTCTCGAGCGGCCTAACCGGATTTTTTGCAGCTGCATGTTATTGCTGTTGTCTTTGATGTCGCTTGTCCCGTTTATTCAACATGTAGGTTTGATCTGGGTGGTCATGGAAGCGACGACTTTATGCAGCGGCCCTTTGATCTTTTTCAATCGCACCTCGCGATCCATCGAAGCGGCCTGGAAATATTTGATGATCTGTTCGGTGGGAATCGCCTTAGCCCTTTTAGGCTCATTTTTCCTAGCCTATTCGACCTTCCAAATCGAAAATTCCAATCAACTCCTGTTTCCAAAACTGGCGCAATCCGCCAGCCTCTTGTCCAAACCCTGGCTGCGCGCCGCTTTCGTCACCTTGTTGGTGGGATATGGAACCAAAATGGGCATCGCCCCCCTGCACGTCTGGAAGCCGGACGCCTACGGGGAAACGTCGGGAATCGTGGGAGCCTTGCTGGCGGGAGGATTAACCAGTTGCGCCTTTCTAGTGCTTCTGCGCATCATCCGCATTATGTACGCCGCGGGGGAAGCGGTATGGACGAATCATATTCTCATCGTCATGGGTCTGTTATCGATGACCTTCGCCGCGGTGTTTATGTCCCGGCAGAAAGATTACAAACGAATTCTCGCCTACTCCAGCGTGGAGCATATGGGAATTCTTTTGTTGGGGGTTGGTATCGGTTCGCTGGGACTTTGGGGTTCGCTTTTTCATGTTTGGAACAATGCGCTGGGGAAAGCGGTGCTCTTTCTTTCGTCGGGCAACATCCATCGGGCGTTTGGCAGCAAAAGCACCGATTCCGTGCGCGGCGCTCTGCATCGGATTCCGGTTTCCGCTTCCCTGTTTCTTCTCGGTTTCATTGCCATTACGGGTTCGCCGCCTTTTGGACCCTTTGTAAGCGAATTCGCCATCCTCCAGGCGGCTTTCTTTGCGAAGCAGTATAAAACCGGCGCGCTTTATCTTGCGCTGATGCTCGCCGTCTTTCTTGGAATGGGGACGACGGTTCTCTCCGTGATATTCGGCGAAGCGTCGAAACCGGTAAAGGATAACCAGTATAAAGATTCCACGTTAACGGTGGGGCCGATCATTCTGTTGTTGCTGTTGATGCTCATAGCTGGCGTATGCTTGCCGTCTTCCTTGGGAGCGATCTTGACAAACGCCGTTGCGTTTATGGAGGTTGCGCGATGA
- a CDS encoding hydrogenase, with the protein MNGFQNALTIMRNGKSIPLSAIPSLQFEEFRSAIIKSVSEGCRISSLFAMPPLNGSGVDLVATIADDWNGEIRVVLTNVHGRSFLSLTPECPQAHLFEREIAEQYNLIPEGHPWLKPVRFPASAGCDGGRNTSPAIGVMDYYRIEGDEIHEVAVGPVHAGVIEPGHFRFQCHGETVYHLEISLGYQHRGVENAVIGGPYSITPHQMSTLAGDTTIGHSWAYWQAVEALNGVRVPPRAHAIRAIALELERLANHVGDLGALAGDVGYLPTQSFCGRIRGDLLNMTAVLCGSRFGRQLLCSGGVRFDLGNNEIGQLLLSLEKAERETAQAVNLMWDSPSVMGRFDNTGAVSRDLAVQTGLVGPAARACGLERDVRSTHPTGIFQYANIPISTAHYGDVNSRAFVRWLEIRRSLRFLVEHLQTLLEGPIRTDTHPIRPGQLAVSMIEGWRGEICHVAVTGENGAFHRYKIVDPSFHNWFGLALALRGQPISDFPLCNKSFNLSYCGFDL; encoded by the coding sequence ATGAACGGCTTTCAAAACGCTTTAACGATTATGCGCAACGGAAAATCCATTCCTCTCTCGGCTATTCCATCGCTCCAATTCGAAGAATTCCGTTCCGCAATTATTAAATCGGTAAGCGAAGGCTGCCGAATATCCTCACTGTTCGCCATGCCTCCCCTCAACGGTTCCGGCGTTGATTTAGTTGCAACGATTGCAGACGACTGGAACGGCGAAATCCGGGTTGTCTTAACGAACGTTCATGGCCGATCGTTCCTTTCACTGACGCCGGAATGTCCGCAGGCGCACCTCTTCGAACGCGAAATCGCCGAACAGTATAATCTCATTCCGGAAGGCCATCCTTGGCTCAAACCGGTCCGTTTTCCCGCGAGCGCAGGTTGCGATGGGGGAAGAAACACTTCGCCTGCAATCGGCGTTATGGATTACTATCGGATTGAAGGCGACGAGATCCATGAAGTGGCGGTAGGACCGGTTCATGCAGGCGTGATCGAACCAGGCCATTTTAGATTTCAATGCCATGGAGAAACCGTTTATCATCTGGAAATATCGTTGGGCTATCAGCATCGCGGCGTCGAGAATGCGGTCATCGGAGGACCTTATTCTATCACGCCTCATCAAATGAGTACGCTCGCAGGCGATACGACGATCGGACATTCCTGGGCCTATTGGCAAGCGGTCGAAGCCTTAAACGGCGTCCGAGTTCCTCCTCGCGCTCATGCGATTCGCGCCATCGCCCTTGAACTGGAACGGCTGGCCAATCACGTTGGCGATCTGGGCGCATTGGCGGGCGATGTCGGCTATTTGCCCACCCAATCGTTTTGCGGACGAATTCGCGGCGATCTCCTCAATATGACCGCCGTATTGTGCGGCAGCCGTTTTGGCCGCCAACTTCTTTGCTCGGGCGGCGTTCGTTTCGATCTCGGCAATAACGAAATCGGCCAACTCCTCCTAAGTCTTGAGAAAGCCGAACGCGAAACCGCCCAAGCGGTGAACCTGATGTGGGACTCTCCCTCGGTAATGGGCCGTTTCGACAATACCGGAGCGGTTAGCCGCGATCTGGCCGTCCAAACGGGATTGGTCGGACCCGCGGCGAGGGCTTGCGGCTTAGAGCGCGATGTGCGCAGTACGCACCCAACCGGAATTTTTCAATACGCCAATATCCCTATCTCCACGGCGCATTATGGGGATGTCAATTCCCGCGCTTTCGTCCGCTGGTTGGAGATTCGGCGTTCGTTGCGCTTTCTCGTCGAACACTTGCAAACCCTCTTGGAAGGTCCGATTCGAACGGATACACATCCCATCCGTCCCGGCCAATTGGCGGTATCGATGATCGAAGGATGGCGCGGCGAAATCTGCCATGTCGCCGTCACGGGAGAAAACGGCGCTTTTCATCGATATAAAATTGTCGATCCATCGTTTCATAACTGGTTTGGTCTTGCGCTGGCGCTGCGCGGACAACCCATTTCCGATTTTCCGTTATGCAATAAAAGTTTCAATCTTTCCTATTGCGGATTCGATCTTTGA
- a CDS encoding HIRAN domain-containing protein: MKKTFIQPETAIGEIYCQIKGMPYAKGEGKPGEELRFERQPDNPHDPWAILVRNSESEEIGFLPREISHWAAKLTDEGKIYLTGCIPEGAVLSKTDRPRGWPLRLNIYLSEKGLDILRPNLSPNNEREALHELVRSTYESLDRYDSPETIQGMAERLGAAAQWNAAPETLLLISLFSGKAEEQRQKKRDSRLGRIQEALSQLSIGKAIHHRNLTLFPLRKQNGARADYVLLKTALESGEAIVKEVSEEGRIGELILLNRGLKPILIPEGEILVGAKQNRVVNISLIAAAQNSLQIPVSCVERGRWRFTTKNFQSTHYAHPKLRSRKLQSVRECRMSSGAAYSDQEAVWDEVAMNLKERHTRSDTESVTDSYRSSSERIREYKDLFALPGDAIGVLAGNGNRIVGMDCFDSSESFHQCWERLSDSYFMDAINYPDMTACPQKTARAFLDRIRNSLALCDSSIGLGNELIVQNQNCAGVGVWYSDSLCHLSAFAVE, from the coding sequence ATGAAGAAAACGTTCATTCAACCGGAAACGGCAATAGGGGAAATCTATTGCCAGATAAAAGGCATGCCGTATGCAAAGGGGGAAGGAAAACCGGGAGAGGAATTGCGCTTTGAACGGCAACCCGACAATCCTCATGATCCTTGGGCCATCCTTGTAAGGAACAGCGAATCGGAAGAGATCGGGTTTCTACCCAGAGAAATTTCCCATTGGGCGGCGAAACTGACGGATGAGGGAAAAATTTATCTCACTGGATGCATACCCGAAGGCGCCGTCCTCTCCAAAACCGACCGGCCTCGCGGATGGCCTCTCCGGCTGAATATCTATCTATCCGAAAAAGGGCTGGATATTCTACGCCCCAATCTTTCTCCCAATAACGAAAGAGAAGCTTTGCATGAATTGGTTCGTTCTACGTATGAGTCCTTGGATCGATACGATTCTCCGGAAACAATCCAAGGAATGGCGGAACGATTGGGAGCGGCTGCGCAATGGAATGCCGCCCCGGAAACCCTTCTGTTGATTTCTCTTTTCTCCGGCAAGGCGGAAGAACAACGGCAAAAAAAACGAGATAGTCGTCTCGGACGGATTCAGGAAGCCCTGTCTCAATTGAGCATAGGCAAAGCGATTCATCACCGCAATCTCACCCTATTTCCATTGCGTAAGCAAAACGGCGCTCGCGCCGATTACGTACTCCTGAAAACTGCTTTGGAATCGGGAGAAGCCATTGTAAAGGAGGTATCCGAAGAGGGGCGAATCGGCGAATTGATCCTTCTCAATCGCGGATTGAAGCCGATCCTGATTCCCGAAGGAGAAATCCTGGTCGGAGCCAAACAGAACCGGGTGGTGAATATCAGCCTCATAGCCGCCGCTCAGAATTCCTTGCAGATTCCCGTCAGTTGCGTAGAGCGAGGCCGTTGGCGATTTACGACAAAGAACTTCCAGTCCACCCATTACGCTCACCCTAAACTGCGCAGCCGCAAACTGCAGAGCGTTCGAGAGTGCCGGATGAGTTCAGGCGCCGCTTACAGCGACCAAGAGGCAGTATGGGACGAGGTGGCCATGAATCTGAAAGAACGCCATACTCGTTCGGATACCGAATCGGTCACGGACTCCTATCGGAGTTCAAGCGAACGAATTCGCGAATATAAAGACCTTTTCGCTCTTCCGGGCGATGCGATAGGCGTTTTAGCTGGCAATGGCAATCGCATTGTGGGTATGGACTGCTTCGATTCTTCCGAGAGTTTCCATCAATGCTGGGAACGCCTTTCCGATTCGTATTTCATGGACGCGATCAATTATCCCGACATGACGGCGTGCCCCCAAAAGACGGCCCGAGCCTTTCTCGATCGCATCCGAAATTCCCTGGCGCTCTGCGATTCCTCCATCGGCCTGGGGAACGAGCTGATCGTCCAGAACCAAAACTGCGCCGGGGTTGGAGTTTGGTATTCCGATTCGCTCTGCCACCTGTCGGCGTTCGCCGTAGAGTAA
- a CDS encoding hydrogenase: MDIATKFLLMVLILLNFSALASSRMKAVIRLTAIQGAVLGLLLLSVHRHFGITIILMCLLTITIKSIIIPHLLDRAMREVNIRREVEPILGFVPSLALGGASTAFAFYFSQALPLADPHPSSLIPPASISTIFAGFLFLTTRTKAISQVLGYLILENGIFVFGLLLVGKIPFMVEIGVLLDLFVAVFVMGIILNHIQRTFSSIDMDILSELKE; the protein is encoded by the coding sequence GTGGATATCGCAACTAAATTCTTATTGATGGTTTTGATTCTATTGAATTTTTCCGCGCTTGCCTCCAGCCGCATGAAAGCCGTTATCCGCTTGACGGCTATACAGGGCGCGGTTCTTGGTCTCCTTCTGTTATCCGTTCATCGCCATTTCGGAATCACGATTATCCTGATGTGCCTGTTAACGATAACCATTAAATCTATCATCATTCCCCATTTGTTGGATCGGGCGATGCGTGAAGTCAATATTCGGCGGGAAGTGGAACCGATCCTTGGATTCGTACCCTCTTTGGCGTTAGGAGGCGCCAGTACGGCTTTCGCCTTCTATTTCTCCCAAGCGCTGCCTCTCGCGGATCCTCATCCTTCTTCCCTCATTCCCCCGGCTTCTATTTCCACTATATTCGCCGGATTTTTATTTTTGACGACCCGCACTAAAGCCATCAGTCAGGTCTTGGGATATTTGATTTTGGAAAACGGCATATTCGTGTTCGGTTTGCTTTTAGTGGGGAAAATTCCCTTCATGGTGGAAATCGGCGTATTGTTGGATCTTTTCGTAGCGGTTTTCGTGATGGGAATTATTTTGAACCACATTCAACGAACCTTCTCCTCCATCGATATGGACATTTTATCGGAGTTAAAAGAATAG
- the cysK gene encoding cysteine synthase A, with protein MAKRTANVLGLIGDTPIVRMNKMRPNGGAEVWLKLEAQNPAGCVKERIALYMVESAENSGQLQPGGVIVEPTSGNTGIGLAMVAAVKGYRLILCMPETMSIERRKILQAFGAEIVLTEGPKGMKGAVEKAQELTQANNGYFMPQQFENPANVQAHYETTGPEIWEQTEGRIDAFVSGIGTGGTITGAGKYLREKNPKILLIGIEPLASPVLSGGKPGSHKIQGIGAGFVPAVLDRSLLNEVMRISNEDALETARRLCKEEGVFCGISSGAAAYGAMEIAKQLGEGQNVVTILPDTGERYLTTELFSNNGLS; from the coding sequence ATGGCGAAAAGAACAGCAAACGTTTTAGGACTCATAGGCGACACCCCCATCGTTCGTATGAATAAGATGCGGCCTAATGGCGGAGCGGAAGTATGGCTCAAGTTGGAAGCGCAAAATCCCGCGGGTTGCGTGAAAGAACGAATCGCTCTTTACATGGTTGAATCAGCGGAAAACTCGGGACAGCTCCAGCCTGGCGGCGTTATCGTGGAACCGACAAGCGGAAATACAGGCATCGGTTTGGCTATGGTCGCGGCGGTGAAAGGATATCGCCTAATTCTCTGTATGCCGGAAACAATGAGCATCGAGCGCCGGAAGATACTGCAGGCGTTCGGAGCAGAAATTGTTCTTACGGAAGGTCCTAAAGGCATGAAAGGAGCGGTAGAAAAAGCCCAGGAATTAACGCAGGCGAATAATGGCTATTTCATGCCCCAACAATTCGAAAATCCCGCGAACGTTCAAGCCCATTACGAAACGACCGGGCCGGAAATTTGGGAACAGACCGAAGGCCGGATCGACGCTTTCGTATCGGGGATCGGAACCGGAGGAACCATCACCGGCGCAGGCAAATACTTGCGGGAAAAAAATCCCAAAATCTTGTTGATCGGAATCGAACCGCTCGCCTCCCCTGTTTTATCCGGCGGAAAACCCGGCTCCCACAAAATTCAAGGCATTGGCGCCGGATTCGTTCCCGCCGTACTCGATCGCAGTCTCTTGAACGAAGTAATGCGGATTTCCAATGAAGACGCATTAGAAACCGCCCGCCGACTTTGCAAAGAAGAAGGCGTTTTTTGCGGCATATCCAGCGGCGCCGCCGCCTACGGGGCGATGGAAATCGCCAAACAACTCGGCGAAGGCCAGAACGTCGTAACCATCCTTCCCGATACGGGAGAGCGCTATCTTACAACCGAACTTTTTTCCAACAACGGGTTATCCTAA
- a CDS encoding 4Fe-4S binding protein: MIKAILARLQQGYKTTAYPDGPAPALPAHFRGCPIADRSNCPSDCRVCEESCPTRAIEIGENIQFDLGRCIFCTDCADACPQNNIQYSKDYSLSCRSRKDLIVASGKEIALAKALDAHLLRLFGRSLRLRQVSAGGCNACEADSNVLTTIGWDIGRFGIQFVASPRHADGLLITGCVTENMREALEKTYAATPSPKIVIAVGACAISGGPFAGRPQQHNGIPSTIPVDVYIPGCPPHPLTILDGLLRILGRL, translated from the coding sequence ATGATCAAAGCCATACTTGCTCGCTTGCAACAAGGTTACAAAACGACGGCCTATCCGGACGGACCGGCGCCTGCGTTGCCCGCCCATTTTCGTGGTTGTCCCATCGCTGATCGCTCCAACTGTCCGTCCGATTGCCGCGTTTGCGAAGAATCCTGCCCCACCCGCGCCATCGAGATCGGAGAGAATATCCAATTCGATCTTGGACGCTGTATATTTTGCACGGATTGCGCCGACGCCTGCCCGCAGAATAACATTCAATATTCGAAGGATTACAGTCTCTCTTGCCGAAGCCGGAAAGATTTAATCGTTGCTTCTGGGAAGGAAATCGCTCTCGCCAAAGCGCTCGATGCGCATTTGCTTCGCCTCTTTGGCCGTTCGCTGAGACTTCGCCAGGTCAGCGCGGGCGGCTGCAACGCCTGCGAAGCCGATTCGAACGTATTGACTACCATCGGATGGGATATCGGACGCTTCGGCATTCAATTCGTCGCCTCGCCTCGCCATGCCGATGGTTTATTGATTACCGGCTGCGTTACGGAAAACATGCGCGAGGCTCTCGAAAAAACTTATGCGGCGACGCCTTCGCCTAAGATCGTGATTGCCGTGGGCGCCTGCGCCATTTCCGGCGGTCCCTTCGCCGGACGCCCCCAGCAACATAATGGGATTCCTTCAACCATCCCCGTAGATGTTTACATTCCCGGCTGCCCGCCCCATCCCTTAACGATACTCGATGGACTTCTCAGAATATTGGGCCGGTTATAA
- a CDS encoding beta-galactosidase trimerization domain-containing protein, whose amino-acid sequence MRYKIAFIIMAGNASWLLAAAPVPIVKEFAIPAKTSVPYTYCIEYLPEPENESFLQELRNSPPDLFHLGYQIPFKAALGPTYGHELFTDEILPPDQIPREIERIHRIIAKMKEAGVKRLIPYVYTMAFFGHPDKRTGFFHFYDHWDDYRDFGLGPRPDADPTLWSQVRGPMPLGGGPPDVYHYEPCVNHPGWSDYLDLVVRQLASVGYDGMFFDVNTQYCYCPYCQVKFDIYLFRKYGREGLRSALGTDDSRELNLSGIYRDFERAILEAFPSYLHSLPPDESIPGIDVSAIKLEEDWRLLRCYMQDSSGEFPPEDDLHAYLQERFGDTQIHELSADKKNLYIQTILRYRFREFLKSRELADLLNRRFGSADIRRRCRSNPRDLLLWVETQRFWCESMASTHARLKQVGRSIFASQGRRDDFYTVANLGSMQTVDALNKRRVDGIDLVHFAPMSDMQMFEEMPQPGSLESGVIISNVFAFRWAMAAGTRAGTLLYKVMDDRSADLAQAEAAAGGGGAFIQGGLGAPKSRERWKRFFAEHSDLWNGGDSGARAGLLFWSDQVFYEYPEHLAMTHRLVRIFSETQIPFDIITEEGLSRLSQYDVVFAPMLRYAEEPQIHQLLSYAESGGCLAVIDPFGTENHYAQPRPSHPLSNVSFSADEWKIASYGKGKILNLQPEHIPSRLSDSWRLMEERSNSFVLAGDFLNKARRIDREKQVDLGSSFIKRLEQTLQIPLRWCPPNTDAGIYIHPYILPGKEKQPDRMVVHIVNYHIPILLEKEWREDDDPIWNVKTKSGDPAIHKSVHITIPLREKREIQNAQAFSPTDTIQPISWESKSGCIAITLPELKIYQAVVIEFKNKR is encoded by the coding sequence ATGCGATATAAGATCGCGTTTATCATCATGGCGGGAAACGCCTCTTGGTTGTTGGCCGCTGCACCCGTTCCGATAGTGAAAGAGTTTGCCATTCCCGCCAAGACTTCTGTTCCCTATACTTATTGCATCGAGTATCTGCCGGAACCGGAAAACGAATCGTTTCTCCAAGAACTCAGGAATAGCCCTCCCGATTTGTTTCATCTTGGTTATCAGATTCCCTTTAAAGCGGCGCTAGGGCCGACCTACGGCCATGAGTTATTCACCGATGAAATTCTCCCGCCGGATCAAATCCCTCGCGAGATTGAACGAATTCATCGCATCATCGCGAAAATGAAGGAGGCTGGAGTCAAGCGCTTAATCCCCTATGTTTATACAATGGCTTTCTTTGGCCATCCGGACAAGCGAACCGGATTTTTCCATTTCTACGATCATTGGGACGACTATCGGGATTTCGGTTTGGGACCGCGGCCGGACGCCGATCCAACGTTATGGTCGCAAGTACGCGGCCCAATGCCTTTGGGCGGAGGCCCGCCGGACGTATATCATTACGAGCCGTGCGTCAATCATCCAGGCTGGTCGGACTATCTCGACCTGGTAGTGCGGCAGCTGGCATCCGTGGGCTATGACGGCATGTTTTTCGATGTCAATACGCAGTATTGCTACTGTCCTTACTGCCAAGTCAAATTCGATATCTATCTGTTCCGCAAATACGGCCGCGAGGGGCTGCGTTCGGCGTTGGGAACGGACGATTCCCGCGAGTTGAATCTTTCCGGCATTTATCGGGACTTTGAGCGCGCGATTCTTGAGGCGTTCCCATCCTATTTACATTCGCTTCCGCCGGACGAATCGATTCCCGGAATAGATGTAAGCGCGATTAAATTGGAAGAAGATTGGCGTCTTCTCCGCTGCTATATGCAGGATTCGTCAGGCGAGTTTCCTCCCGAGGACGATTTACATGCTTATTTGCAGGAACGTTTCGGCGATACACAAATTCATGAGTTGTCAGCGGATAAGAAGAATCTCTACATCCAAACCATCCTTCGCTATCGCTTTCGCGAATTCTTGAAAAGCCGGGAATTGGCCGATTTGTTGAACCGGCGCTTCGGTTCTGCTGATATTCGAAGACGATGCCGTTCCAATCCGCGAGATTTGTTGTTGTGGGTGGAGACTCAACGGTTTTGGTGTGAAAGCATGGCGTCGACGCATGCCCGTCTCAAGCAAGTCGGGAGAAGCATCTTCGCCAGTCAGGGCCGCCGAGACGATTTTTACACGGTGGCCAATCTCGGATCGATGCAAACCGTCGACGCGCTCAATAAGCGGCGGGTGGATGGAATCGACCTGGTGCATTTCGCGCCGATGTCCGATATGCAAATGTTCGAAGAGATGCCGCAACCCGGTTCGTTGGAAAGCGGAGTCATTATCTCCAACGTTTTCGCTTTCCGCTGGGCTATGGCGGCGGGAACGCGAGCGGGAACATTGCTTTATAAAGTCATGGATGACCGGAGTGCGGATTTAGCGCAAGCCGAGGCGGCGGCGGGCGGCGGCGGCGCGTTTATCCAAGGGGGATTAGGCGCGCCGAAATCGCGGGAACGTTGGAAGCGGTTTTTCGCCGAACATTCCGATCTGTGGAACGGCGGCGATTCGGGAGCGCGCGCAGGTCTGCTATTTTGGAGCGATCAGGTTTTTTACGAATATCCGGAACATCTCGCCATGACCCATCGCCTGGTTCGCATCTTTTCCGAAACCCAGATTCCTTTCGATATAATAACCGAAGAGGGGCTTTCCCGTTTATCTCAATACGATGTCGTATTTGCGCCCATGCTGCGCTATGCAGAGGAGCCGCAAATCCATCAACTCTTGTCTTACGCCGAATCCGGCGGCTGCCTGGCCGTTATCGATCCATTTGGAACCGAGAATCATTACGCTCAACCTCGACCGAGCCATCCCTTAAGCAATGTTAGTTTTTCCGCCGATGAATGGAAAATAGCTTCCTATGGAAAGGGTAAAATCTTAAATCTCCAGCCGGAACATATTCCCAGCCGCCTGTCGGATTCCTGGCGTCTTATGGAAGAGCGTTCCAATTCCTTTGTCTTAGCCGGAGATTTTTTGAACAAAGCGCGGCGCATCGATCGGGAAAAACAAGTCGATTTGGGATCCTCTTTCATCAAGCGGCTAGAACAAACGCTCCAGATTCCCTTGCGTTGGTGTCCGCCGAATACGGATGCCGGCATATACATTCATCCTTACATTCTTCCAGGAAAGGAAAAACAACCCGATCGCATGGTAGTTCATATCGTAAATTACCATATTCCGATTCTCCTGGAAAAAGAATGGCGCGAAGACGACGATCCCATATGGAATGTTAAAACTAAATCCGGCGATCCGGCGATTCATAAAAGCGTCCATATTACAATTCCCTTGCGGGAAAAACGGGAAATACAAAATGCGCAAGCCTTCAGTCCCACGGATACAATCCAACCCATCTCATGGGAATCCAAAAGCGGATGCATTGCCATTACCCTGCCCGAACTTAAGATTTACCAAGCGGTAGTTATTGAGTTCAAGAACAAGAGATAG